A portion of the Burkholderia pseudomultivorans genome contains these proteins:
- a CDS encoding ATP-binding protein: MSADRDCCEPLPPSGTRVPGLVHQLERIAAALEAMTGAAQPAAVDFDAAVAFRWRGFDRTHRAAPLEPVVSPSLIAFDALRNVGRQAAIVERNTRQFVRGCAANHVLLTGARGTGKSSIVKACLHAFAADGLRLIEVSKEGLNDLPAIVELVRARPERYIVFCDDLSFEAGETGYKGLKTVLDGSVASDLSNVLVYATSNRRHLLPEHASDNADVSRAANGELHPGDAVEERISLSERFGIWVTFYGFTQDEYLAVVASRLDAAGFDAAQIRAAREPALQWALERGARSGRIAAQFARDYAGWLADEAGAPAPARRTG; encoded by the coding sequence ATGAGCGCCGATCGCGACTGCTGCGAGCCGCTTCCGCCGTCCGGCACGCGCGTGCCGGGCCTCGTGCATCAGCTCGAGCGGATCGCGGCCGCGCTCGAAGCGATGACGGGCGCCGCACAGCCGGCGGCGGTCGATTTCGATGCGGCCGTCGCGTTCCGCTGGCGCGGTTTCGACCGTACGCATCGCGCGGCGCCGCTCGAACCGGTCGTGTCGCCGTCGCTGATCGCGTTCGACGCATTGCGCAACGTCGGCCGGCAGGCGGCGATCGTCGAACGCAACACGCGGCAGTTCGTGCGCGGCTGCGCGGCCAATCATGTGCTGCTGACGGGCGCGCGCGGCACCGGCAAGTCGTCGATCGTGAAGGCCTGTCTGCATGCGTTCGCGGCCGACGGGCTGCGGCTGATCGAAGTCAGCAAGGAAGGGCTGAACGATCTGCCGGCGATCGTCGAGCTGGTGCGCGCGCGGCCCGAGCGCTACATCGTGTTCTGCGACGACCTGTCGTTCGAGGCGGGCGAAACCGGCTACAAGGGGCTGAAGACGGTGCTCGACGGCTCGGTCGCGAGCGACCTGTCGAACGTGCTGGTGTACGCGACGTCCAATCGCCGGCATCTGCTGCCCGAGCATGCGAGCGACAACGCGGACGTGTCGCGCGCGGCGAACGGCGAGCTGCATCCGGGCGATGCGGTCGAGGAGCGGATCTCGCTGTCCGAGCGCTTCGGGATCTGGGTGACGTTCTACGGCTTCACGCAGGACGAGTATCTGGCCGTCGTCGCGAGCCGGCTCGACGCGGCCGGTTTCGACGCCGCGCAGATTCGCGCGGCGCGCGAGCCCGCGCTGCAGTGGGCGCTCGAACGCGGTGCGCGGTCCGGGCGGATCGCCGCGCAGTTCGCGCGCGATTACGCGGGGTGGCTCGCGGACGAAGCCGGCGCGCCCGCGCCGGCACGGCGCACCGGATGA
- a CDS encoding AraC family transcriptional regulator, with product MPRPVANRTIESTPPGAHLRYESTPMPVSAMAATYAHGTSIAPHRHRRAQLLYAIEGVMHVQSEGASWVVPPTRGVWLEAGLDHTVQMSGDVQMRTVFVEPGAIEHLPARSCVVEVHPLLRELILAAVDVPLDYAPGSRHDHLMHLLLAEVTVAPLLPLYLPWPHDARLRTICDTLVAAPDDMRTIAEWADLLGLSVRTLHRAFQRETGLSFRRWREQARLLLALKRLAHGEKVLTVAMDHGYSSQSAFSAMFKRHFGMSPSAFYA from the coding sequence ATGCCACGACCTGTCGCGAATCGGACAATCGAGTCCACGCCGCCCGGCGCGCACCTGCGCTACGAATCGACGCCGATGCCGGTCTCGGCGATGGCGGCGACGTATGCGCACGGCACGTCGATCGCGCCGCATCGTCATCGCCGCGCGCAGCTGCTGTATGCGATCGAGGGCGTGATGCACGTGCAGTCCGAAGGCGCGTCCTGGGTCGTGCCGCCGACGCGCGGCGTCTGGCTCGAAGCGGGCCTCGACCACACCGTGCAGATGAGCGGCGACGTGCAGATGCGCACCGTGTTCGTCGAGCCGGGCGCGATCGAGCACCTGCCGGCGCGAAGCTGCGTCGTCGAAGTGCATCCGCTGCTGCGCGAGCTGATCCTTGCCGCGGTCGACGTGCCGCTCGACTACGCGCCCGGCTCGCGCCACGATCACCTGATGCACCTGCTGCTCGCCGAGGTGACGGTTGCGCCGCTGCTGCCGCTCTATCTGCCTTGGCCGCACGATGCGCGGCTGCGGACGATCTGCGACACGCTCGTCGCCGCACCCGACGACATGCGCACGATCGCCGAATGGGCCGACCTGCTCGGCCTGTCGGTCCGCACGCTGCATCGCGCGTTCCAGCGCGAGACGGGACTCAGCTTCCGCCGCTGGCGCGAGCAGGCGCGGCTGCTGCTCGCGCTCAAGCGCCTCGCGCATGGCGAGAAGGTGCTGACCGTCGCGATGGATCACGGCTATAGCAGCCAGAGCGCGTTCTCCGCGATGTTCAAGCGGCATTTCGGCATGTCGCCGTCGGCGTTTTATGCGTAG
- a CDS encoding DMT family transporter, with product MNKSSFLFPFCAIALWAGNVVVSKLSATTIDPSAITFYRLLLAVALMSVFTLRGAWRNRAQLAAHLPKLAVLGFLAMALFQSLSYEAAKTTTATNMAIITALVPLLTMALSSLLLGDPPGVGMVAGGMLSLAGVVYLISGGHPLTIAARGVQPGDLLMLAASGAYALYGVLLKRWHMGALPAWQSTYVQAIVALACMVPMLLRLPAPAVWPTRASVPLILYAGVLASVVLPYLWMQGVKLLGPSRCAMYMNLLPVMTAGIAIVLLGESLKPYHVIGGGVALVGVVIAQRFPVRASAPQGAGR from the coding sequence ATGAACAAGTCCTCTTTTCTGTTTCCCTTCTGCGCGATCGCGCTGTGGGCCGGCAACGTCGTCGTGTCGAAGCTGTCGGCCACGACGATCGATCCGTCGGCCATCACGTTCTATCGGCTGCTGCTCGCCGTTGCGCTGATGAGCGTCTTCACGCTGCGCGGCGCATGGCGCAATCGCGCCCAACTCGCCGCGCATCTGCCGAAGCTGGCGGTGCTCGGTTTTCTCGCGATGGCGCTGTTCCAGAGCCTGTCGTACGAAGCTGCCAAAACCACCACCGCGACCAATATGGCGATCATCACCGCGCTCGTCCCGCTGCTGACGATGGCGCTCAGCTCGCTGCTGCTCGGCGATCCGCCGGGCGTGGGGATGGTGGCCGGCGGGATGCTGTCGCTCGCGGGCGTCGTCTACCTGATCAGCGGCGGGCATCCGCTGACGATCGCCGCGCGCGGCGTGCAGCCCGGCGACCTGCTGATGCTGGCCGCGTCGGGTGCCTACGCGCTGTACGGCGTATTGCTGAAGCGCTGGCACATGGGTGCGCTGCCGGCGTGGCAGTCGACCTATGTGCAGGCGATCGTTGCGCTCGCATGCATGGTGCCGATGCTGCTGCGGCTGCCCGCGCCGGCGGTGTGGCCGACGCGCGCCAGCGTGCCGCTGATTCTCTACGCGGGCGTGCTGGCGTCGGTGGTGCTGCCGTATCTGTGGATGCAGGGCGTGAAGCTGCTCGGCCCGAGCCGTTGCGCGATGTACATGAACCTGTTGCCGGTGATGACGGCCGGCATCGCGATCGTACTGCTCGGCGAATCGCTGAAGCCGTATCACGTGATCGGCGGCGGCGTCGCGCTCGTCGGCGTGGTCATCGCGCAGCGGTTTCCGGTGCGGGCCAGTGCGCCGCAAGGAGCCGGCCGATGA
- a CDS encoding NmrA family transcriptional regulator, giving the protein MSALPVVIVGGSGKTGARVDARLRARGIATRPVSRTSSVRFDWTAPETWPAALERASCAYVTFQPDLAVRGAPEAIAAFARLARESGIERVVLLSGRGEPGAQAAQAALQASGVGWGVVRASWFNQNFSEGYLLDSVLAGEVALPAGAVREPFVDADDIADVAVAALTDARFANRMIEVTGPRALTFAEAVDEIARAAGRPVRYREISSAAFVAGLREAGVPGPVVALLGELFDVVLDGRNSAVADGVRATLGRPARDFADYARATVATGVWRA; this is encoded by the coding sequence ATGTCGGCACTTCCGGTTGTCATCGTCGGCGGGTCGGGCAAAACGGGCGCACGAGTCGACGCGCGCCTGCGCGCACGCGGCATCGCCACCCGACCCGTTTCGCGCACGTCGTCCGTCCGGTTCGACTGGACGGCGCCCGAGACCTGGCCGGCCGCGCTCGAACGCGCGTCCTGCGCGTACGTGACCTTCCAGCCCGACCTCGCGGTGCGCGGCGCGCCGGAAGCGATCGCCGCGTTCGCGCGGCTCGCGCGGGAAAGCGGCATCGAGCGCGTGGTATTGCTGTCGGGCCGCGGCGAACCGGGTGCGCAGGCCGCCCAGGCCGCGCTGCAGGCGTCGGGCGTGGGGTGGGGCGTCGTGCGGGCGAGCTGGTTCAACCAGAATTTCTCGGAAGGCTATCTGCTCGACAGCGTGCTGGCCGGCGAGGTCGCGTTGCCGGCCGGCGCGGTGCGCGAGCCGTTCGTCGATGCAGACGACATCGCCGACGTCGCCGTGGCGGCCCTTACCGACGCACGGTTCGCGAACCGCATGATCGAAGTCACGGGGCCGCGCGCGCTGACGTTCGCCGAGGCCGTCGACGAGATCGCGCGCGCGGCGGGCCGGCCGGTCCGCTACCGCGAGATTTCGTCCGCGGCGTTCGTTGCCGGCTTGCGCGAAGCCGGTGTGCCGGGCCCGGTCGTCGCGCTGCTCGGCGAACTGTTCGACGTGGTCCTCGACGGTCGCAACAGCGCCGTCGCGGACGGGGTCCGCGCCACGCTCGGGCGGCCGGCTCGCGACTTCGCCGACTATGCGCGCGCGACGGTCGCGACCGGCGTGTGGCGCGCATGA
- a CDS encoding TetR family transcriptional regulator yields the protein MARQKSGQDADDPAAEATAPARARLVPTQQRSRERYERILACASEVMIEKGCDAFRMSDIVERTGISFGSLYQYFPDKAAVIGTLAERYNEIGHACVRRDLDRMHAIDDLHDTLCRITDSYYRMFVDEPLMRDIWRATQADRALQALDRDDGAFLTALFADALGRVAPDVPRTQRTAFAELMMVQIAAAVRHAITLPPKAARQMLAMFKRVLPREVPGFDT from the coding sequence ATGGCGCGACAGAAATCAGGGCAGGACGCCGACGATCCGGCCGCGGAAGCGACCGCGCCGGCCCGCGCACGTCTCGTCCCGACCCAGCAACGCAGTCGCGAACGCTACGAGCGCATCCTCGCGTGCGCGTCGGAGGTGATGATCGAGAAAGGCTGCGATGCGTTCCGGATGAGCGACATCGTCGAGCGGACCGGCATCTCGTTCGGCTCGCTGTACCAGTACTTCCCGGACAAGGCGGCGGTGATCGGCACGCTCGCGGAGCGCTACAACGAGATCGGGCACGCATGCGTGAGGCGCGACCTCGACCGGATGCATGCGATCGACGACCTGCACGACACGCTGTGCCGCATCACCGACAGCTACTACCGGATGTTCGTCGACGAGCCGCTGATGCGCGACATCTGGCGCGCCACGCAGGCCGATCGCGCGCTGCAGGCGCTCGATCGCGACGACGGTGCGTTTCTGACGGCGTTGTTCGCGGATGCGCTCGGACGGGTCGCCCCCGACGTGCCGCGCACGCAGCGAACCGCGTTTGCCGAGCTGATGATGGTGCAGATCGCGGCAGCGGTGCGCCACGCGATTACGTTGCCGCCGAAGGCGGCGCGGCAGATGCTTGCGATGTTCAAGCGGGTGTTGCCGCGAGAGGTGCCGGGGTTCGACACGTAG
- a CDS encoding 3-hydroxybutyryl-CoA dehydrogenase, whose translation MAIETVGVVGAGTMGNGIAQTAAVAGLNVVMIDVSDAALDKGLATLKGSLERLVSKDKLDAATRDAALARITTSTDYAKLGAVDIVIEAATENVELKGRILKQIEAVARPDAIIATNTSSISITALAALLADPSRFVGMHFFNPVPLMPLVEIIRGLQTSDATASSVRALTERFDKSPIGVRNSPGFVVNRILVPMINEAFFVLAEGIASAEEIDAGMKLGANHPIGPLALADLVGLDVCLAVMDVFLKDFGDPKYRACPLLREMVSAGRLGRKTGRGVYDYA comes from the coding sequence ATGGCCATCGAAACCGTCGGCGTCGTGGGCGCCGGAACCATGGGCAACGGCATTGCGCAGACCGCCGCCGTTGCAGGACTCAACGTCGTGATGATCGACGTCAGCGACGCAGCGCTCGACAAGGGGCTCGCGACGCTGAAGGGCAGCCTCGAGCGGCTCGTGTCGAAGGACAAGCTCGACGCCGCGACGCGCGACGCCGCGCTCGCGCGCATCACGACCTCGACCGACTACGCAAAGCTGGGCGCGGTCGACATCGTGATCGAAGCCGCGACCGAGAACGTCGAGCTGAAAGGTCGCATCCTGAAGCAGATCGAGGCCGTCGCGCGGCCCGACGCGATCATCGCGACCAACACGTCGTCGATCTCGATCACCGCGCTCGCGGCGCTGCTCGCCGACCCGTCGCGCTTCGTCGGCATGCACTTCTTCAATCCGGTGCCGCTGATGCCGCTCGTCGAGATCATCCGCGGGCTGCAGACGAGCGATGCGACGGCCTCGTCGGTGCGCGCGCTGACCGAGCGCTTCGACAAGTCGCCGATCGGCGTGCGCAATTCGCCGGGCTTCGTCGTGAACCGGATTCTCGTGCCGATGATCAACGAAGCGTTCTTCGTGCTGGCCGAGGGGATCGCGTCAGCCGAGGAGATCGACGCGGGGATGAAGCTCGGCGCGAACCATCCGATCGGGCCGCTCGCGCTCGCGGATCTGGTCGGGCTCGACGTGTGTCTCGCGGTGATGGACGTGTTCCTGAAGGACTTCGGGGATCCGAAGTATCGTGCGTGCCCGTTGCTGCGCGAGATGGTGTCGGCGGGACGGCTCGGCCGGAAGACGGGGCGCGGGGTGTATGACTACGCTTGA
- a CDS encoding DUF1772 domain-containing protein — MIALATSVLLWGSAIGCGLMAGVYFAFSTFVMTSLGRIAPAAGVAAMNAINVEIVRSPFMPLFLGTTLSALALAVIALVGRAQPGAVAIVAGAALYVGGMFAVTMAVNVPLNDALASVDPATTQGAALWSRYLHDWTRWNHVRTVASAAACVLFIVAIAVR; from the coding sequence ATGATCGCGCTCGCGACTTCCGTGCTGCTATGGGGCTCGGCCATCGGCTGCGGCTTGATGGCCGGCGTCTATTTCGCGTTCTCGACGTTCGTGATGACGTCGCTCGGGCGAATCGCGCCGGCGGCCGGCGTGGCCGCGATGAACGCGATCAACGTCGAGATCGTGCGCTCGCCGTTCATGCCGCTTTTCCTGGGCACGACGCTGTCGGCGCTTGCGTTGGCCGTGATCGCGCTGGTCGGCCGGGCGCAGCCGGGGGCAGTCGCGATCGTCGCCGGCGCGGCGCTGTACGTGGGCGGCATGTTCGCGGTGACGATGGCCGTCAACGTGCCGCTCAACGACGCGCTCGCGTCAGTCGATCCGGCGACGACGCAGGGAGCGGCGCTATGGTCGCGCTATCTGCACGACTGGACGAGATGGAATCACGTCCGCACGGTGGCTTCGGCGGCGGCGTGCGTGCTTTTCATCGTCGCGATTGCGGTGCGCTGA
- a CDS encoding DUF3592 domain-containing protein: MKTLFTVLRMVFLGVLGLIFAVAGAGAVVDSAILLRANAWPHVPATIERCGLTLRSGKQHYYWEVDARFRYGAGRTYDTQWQPDNAPTYAHDTPMSVIDGQRAALTVVYCDNAEIDGLRVSETFPGIARRNEEVMDGEWKRSLVFGLLMVIMGTVMIAMGIGPLRSSGKGDGGSGAHRPPRRQQPQPAPDEADARPYFVWKLHRNGDKWIATLRQANPDEIADARHDTTAPTGTST, from the coding sequence ATGAAAACGCTCTTCACCGTCCTGCGCATGGTCTTCCTCGGTGTGCTCGGCCTGATATTCGCCGTGGCCGGCGCCGGCGCGGTGGTCGATTCGGCGATCCTGCTGCGCGCGAACGCGTGGCCGCACGTACCGGCCACGATCGAGCGGTGCGGACTGACGTTGCGCTCCGGCAAGCAGCACTACTACTGGGAAGTCGACGCGCGGTTCCGCTATGGCGCCGGTCGCACCTACGACACGCAGTGGCAACCCGACAATGCACCGACCTACGCGCACGATACGCCGATGTCGGTTATCGACGGGCAACGCGCGGCGCTGACCGTGGTCTACTGCGACAACGCGGAAATCGACGGGCTGCGCGTCTCGGAGACGTTTCCCGGCATCGCGCGCCGCAACGAGGAAGTGATGGACGGCGAGTGGAAGCGATCGCTCGTATTCGGCTTGCTGATGGTGATCATGGGGACCGTGATGATCGCGATGGGCATCGGGCCGCTACGCAGCAGCGGCAAGGGCGACGGCGGCAGCGGCGCGCACCGGCCGCCGCGCAGGCAGCAACCGCAGCCCGCGCCTGACGAGGCGGACGCCCGCCCGTATTTCGTATGGAAGCTGCATCGGAACGGCGACAAATGGATCGCGACGCTGCGTCAGGCGAATCCCGACGAAATCGCCGACGCGCGCCACGACACGACCGCACCCACCGGCACGTCGACGTAG